A window from Onthophagus taurus isolate NC unplaced genomic scaffold, IU_Otau_3.0 ScKx7SY_30, whole genome shotgun sequence encodes these proteins:
- the LOC139432568 gene encoding uncharacterized protein, with protein MIGRADIEGSKSDVAMNAWPPQASYPCVPMRTEHRDQASFCPFALREVSVLAELALGHLRYSLTDVPPQSNSPPGSVLGSDHAGALIGDRRELTE; from the exons ATGATAGGAAGAGCCGACATCGAAGGATCAAAAAGCGACGTCGCTATGAACGCTTGGCCGCCACAAGCCAGTTATCCCTGTG TCCCTATGCGTACTGAACATCGGGATCAAGCCAGCTTTTGCCCTTTTGCTCTACGCGAGGTTTCTGTCCTCGCTGAGCTGGCCTTAGGACACCTGCGTTATTCTTTGACAGATGTACCGCCCCAGTCAAACTCCCCGCCTGGCAGTGTCCTCGGATCGGATCACGCGGGAGCATTAATCGGCGATCGACGCGAACTCACCGAGA